Proteins encoded together in one Altererythrobacter epoxidivorans window:
- the murB gene encoding UDP-N-acetylmuramate dehydrogenase: MLVSMDGIRGKLTRDAPLAKLVWFKTGGNADWLFEPADLDDLCAFVERLDEGTPIMGLGLGSNMIIRDGGVPGVVIRLGKAFSTVKNLGDCRLECGGGASGILVSSTARDAAIAGLEFLRGIPGTVGGFVRMNGGAYGREVSDVLIDCDVLMPNGEFITLPAADLEYSYRHSALPEGAVVVTARFQGEPGDPKEIGAEMDRIAQAREESQPLRTKTGGSTFKNPEGQKAWQLVDAAGCRGLTMGGAQVSEKHTNFLINTGDATSADIEGLGEEVRRRVYENSGVTLEWEIQRVGRP; this comes from the coding sequence ATGCTCGTGTCGATGGATGGCATCCGCGGCAAGCTGACGCGCGACGCCCCCTTGGCGAAGCTCGTCTGGTTCAAGACCGGCGGCAATGCCGACTGGCTGTTCGAACCGGCCGACCTCGACGACCTTTGCGCCTTTGTAGAGCGGCTGGACGAAGGCACGCCGATCATGGGATTGGGCCTGGGTTCGAACATGATCATCCGCGATGGCGGTGTGCCCGGCGTCGTCATCCGGCTGGGCAAGGCGTTCTCCACCGTCAAGAACCTCGGCGACTGCCGGCTCGAATGCGGCGGCGGTGCTAGCGGGATCCTGGTTTCTTCCACCGCCCGGGACGCAGCGATTGCTGGGCTTGAGTTCCTGCGCGGCATCCCTGGTACGGTCGGCGGATTCGTTCGCATGAACGGCGGCGCCTATGGCCGCGAAGTCAGCGACGTGCTGATCGATTGCGACGTGCTGATGCCGAATGGCGAGTTCATCACACTGCCTGCCGCAGATCTCGAATACTCGTACCGCCATTCCGCTCTGCCCGAAGGCGCGGTAGTCGTGACCGCCCGTTTCCAGGGCGAACCGGGCGATCCCAAGGAAATAGGTGCGGAAATGGATCGCATCGCTCAGGCACGCGAGGAATCGCAGCCGCTCCGCACCAAGACCGGCGGTTCGACCTTCAAGAACCCCGAAGGGCAGAAGGCCTGGCAACTGGTGGATGCAGCTGGATGCCGCGGCCTGACCATGGGCGGCGCGCAGGTGAGCGAGAAGCACACCAATTTCCTGATCAATACGGGCGATGCGACCAGCGCAGATATCGAGGGGCTGGGCGAGGAAGTGCGCCGCCGCGTCTATGAGAACTCGGGCGTGACGCTCGAATGGGAAATCCAGCGGGTGGGAAGGCCATGA
- the murC gene encoding UDP-N-acetylmuramate--L-alanine ligase, with protein MRGVPTDIGIIHFVGIGGIGMSGIAEVMNNLGYTVQGSDMAESPTVERLRSQGISVRIGHEKENVEGAAVVVTSTAVKRTNPEVAHALENRIPVVRRAEMLAELMRLKSTVAVAGTHGKTTTTSMIAALLDAGSIDPTVINGGIIEQYGSNARLGDSDWMVVEADESDGSFLRLDGTIAVVTNIDPEHLDHYGDFEGVKRAFVEFIHNVPFYGAAVLCIDHPEVQAVVGQVRDRRVITYGFSLQADICGVNVRPDAGGNIFDVIIRQRGEEDRRIEGVKLPMPGRHNVQNALAAIAVSIEMGCGDDVIRDGFGQFGGVRRRFSRVGTVPFATGAAAIIDDYAHHPVEIRAVLAAAREAASAGGEGRVIAVAQPHRFTRLRDLMDDFQSCFNEADQVYVTPVYTAGEDPIEGVDANALVAGLKSRGHRSAATVADRDELAGELAETLAAGDIVVCLGAGDITRWAAGLADAIAEKRTA; from the coding sequence ATGAGGGGCGTTCCTACCGATATCGGTATCATCCATTTCGTCGGCATCGGCGGGATCGGGATGTCCGGCATTGCGGAGGTCATGAACAACCTCGGCTACACCGTGCAGGGTAGCGACATGGCCGAAAGCCCGACGGTAGAGCGGCTGCGTTCGCAGGGCATTTCGGTCAGGATCGGACACGAGAAGGAAAACGTCGAAGGGGCGGCTGTCGTCGTGACCTCGACTGCGGTCAAACGGACCAATCCCGAAGTCGCCCATGCGCTGGAAAACCGCATCCCGGTCGTCCGCCGCGCCGAAATGCTCGCCGAACTCATGCGCCTCAAGTCGACTGTCGCGGTGGCAGGCACGCATGGCAAGACGACGACCACCAGCATGATTGCTGCTCTGCTCGATGCAGGTTCGATCGATCCCACTGTCATCAATGGCGGTATCATCGAACAGTACGGCTCCAACGCCCGCCTCGGTGACAGCGATTGGATGGTGGTGGAAGCCGACGAGAGCGACGGAAGTTTCCTGCGGCTCGACGGGACGATTGCGGTCGTCACCAATATCGATCCCGAGCATCTCGACCATTATGGCGATTTCGAAGGGGTGAAACGCGCCTTCGTCGAATTCATCCATAACGTGCCGTTCTATGGCGCGGCAGTGCTGTGCATCGACCATCCTGAAGTTCAGGCCGTTGTCGGTCAGGTGCGCGACCGCCGCGTGATCACCTATGGCTTTTCGCTGCAGGCGGACATTTGCGGTGTCAACGTGCGGCCCGATGCAGGCGGCAATATCTTCGACGTCATCATTCGCCAGCGCGGGGAAGAGGATCGCCGGATCGAAGGCGTGAAGCTGCCCATGCCGGGCAGGCACAACGTCCAGAACGCACTCGCAGCGATTGCTGTCTCGATAGAAATGGGCTGCGGCGATGATGTTATCCGCGATGGCTTCGGCCAGTTCGGCGGGGTCCGCCGCCGCTTCTCGCGCGTCGGCACTGTGCCGTTTGCGACCGGCGCTGCGGCGATCATCGATGATTACGCCCATCACCCGGTCGAAATCCGCGCCGTGCTCGCGGCGGCCCGCGAAGCTGCCAGCGCCGGCGGCGAAGGGCGCGTGATCGCAGTTGCACAGCCGCACCGCTTCACCCGCCTGCGCGACCTTATGGATGACTTCCAGTCCTGCTTCAATGAAGCGGACCAGGTCTATGTCACACCCGTCTATACTGCCGGTGAGGACCCGATCGAGGGTGTCGACGCCAATGCGCTGGTGGCTGGTCTCAAGTCGCGCGGACACCGTTCTGCAGCGACCGTCGCCGATCGCGACGAACTCGCTGGCGAACTTGCCGAAACGCTTGCCGCAGGCGATATCGTCGTCTGCCTCGGCGCAGGGGATATCACCCGCTGGGCGGCTGGCCTCGCCGATGCGATTGCGGAAAAGCGAACCGCATGA